The following proteins are co-located in the Billgrantia tianxiuensis genome:
- the folK gene encoding 2-amino-4-hydroxy-6-hydroxymethyldihydropteridine diphosphokinase has product MTPFIDVYVGLGSNLDDPVDQVRRALDELGTLPLTRCLAASRLYVSRPVGPQDQPDFINAVAHLRTRLSALALLDQLQALEQRHRRIRQRHWGPRTLDLDLLLYGDDTLSLPRLRVPHPEMTARDFVLLPLVELAPQLRLPDGRRIAELAGTHSAAGEVKVLPCRSN; this is encoded by the coding sequence ATGACGCCGTTCATCGATGTTTACGTCGGGCTTGGCAGTAACCTCGACGACCCGGTCGACCAGGTCCGCCGCGCACTCGACGAACTCGGCACACTGCCACTGACCCGATGCCTTGCCGCATCACGGCTCTACGTCAGTCGTCCAGTTGGCCCCCAGGACCAACCGGATTTCATCAACGCCGTCGCCCACCTGCGAACGCGACTCTCCGCTCTCGCCCTGCTTGATCAGTTGCAGGCACTGGAACAACGTCATCGCCGAATTCGCCAGCGCCACTGGGGTCCCCGCACCCTCGACCTCGACCTGCTACTGTACGGTGATGACACGCTGTCGCTGCCGCGGCTGCGCGTGCCGCATCCGGAAATGACGGCACGTGACTTCGTTCTACTGCCGCTCGTCGAGCTGGCACCGCAGCTGCGGTTGCCGGATGGACGTCGTATCGCCGAGCTGGCGGGAACCCACTCTGCAGCAGGCGAGGTCAAAGTGTTACCTTGCAGGAGCAACTGA
- a CDS encoding sigma-54-dependent transcriptional regulator — MSRILIVEDEAIIRTALRRLLERHGYAVSEAGCVDEALALEPRSFDLVISDLRLPGEPGTDLIEQAAPVPVLIMTSYASMRSAVESLKQGAVDYVAKPFDHDELLETVSRVLHQQSSHRAAPPDITDAGGSRQQMIGECAAMQAVYTRIRKTAPADVTVLIQGESGTGKELVARAIHQQSQRTHAPLICVNCAAIPETLIESELFGHEKGAFTGASAARTGLVEAADGGTLFLDEIGELPLDAQARLLRVLQEGEIRRIGSVETRHVDVRLIAATHRDLRALSKTGEFRLDLYYRLNVMQIDLPPLREREDDVLRIAEVLLEKACKRHHREGLRLSRAARREIRDYPWPGNVRELENALERGVILAEGHLIHPDDLGLSGSPASQPRGTTEPRPMPANPAVEDEENAEEDLSLEDYFQHFVLEHQDHMSETELAQKLGISRKCLWERRQRLGIPRKKQARRSSA, encoded by the coding sequence ATGAGCCGGATTCTGATCGTTGAAGACGAAGCTATCATCCGCACTGCGCTACGCCGGCTGCTGGAGCGCCACGGCTACGCGGTCAGCGAGGCCGGCTGTGTGGATGAGGCGCTCGCGCTGGAGCCGCGCAGCTTCGACCTGGTAATCAGCGATCTGCGCCTGCCCGGCGAGCCCGGCACCGACCTGATCGAACAGGCCGCACCAGTGCCGGTGCTGATCATGACCAGCTATGCCAGCATGCGCTCGGCGGTCGAATCGCTGAAGCAGGGCGCCGTCGACTACGTGGCCAAGCCCTTCGACCATGACGAGCTGCTGGAAACCGTGTCGCGCGTCTTGCATCAGCAATCGTCGCATCGCGCCGCACCGCCTGATATCACCGATGCCGGGGGCTCGCGCCAACAGATGATCGGTGAGTGCGCGGCCATGCAGGCGGTCTACACCCGCATTCGCAAGACGGCGCCTGCCGACGTCACCGTACTGATCCAGGGTGAGTCGGGTACCGGCAAGGAACTAGTGGCCCGCGCCATTCATCAGCAGAGCCAGCGCACCCATGCGCCCCTCATCTGCGTCAACTGCGCGGCCATTCCCGAGACGCTGATCGAATCGGAGCTGTTCGGCCATGAGAAGGGCGCCTTCACTGGCGCCAGCGCCGCCCGCACCGGCCTGGTCGAAGCCGCCGATGGCGGCACCCTGTTTCTCGATGAGATCGGCGAGCTGCCGCTGGATGCCCAGGCACGTCTGCTGCGGGTACTTCAGGAGGGCGAGATCCGCCGCATCGGCTCAGTGGAAACGCGCCATGTCGACGTGCGCCTGATCGCCGCCACGCACCGTGACCTGCGAGCACTCTCCAAGACCGGTGAGTTCCGCCTCGACCTCTACTACCGGCTCAACGTGATGCAGATCGACCTGCCGCCGCTGCGCGAGCGCGAGGACGACGTTCTGCGGATCGCCGAAGTGCTGTTGGAAAAGGCCTGCAAGCGTCACCACCGCGAGGGGCTACGCCTATCGCGCGCGGCGCGGCGTGAAATTCGCGATTACCCCTGGCCCGGCAATGTGCGCGAGCTAGAGAACGCCCTGGAACGTGGCGTTATCCTCGCCGAAGGCCACCTGATCCACCCGGATGACCTAGGGCTGTCAGGCAGCCCGGCATCACAGCCCCGTGGAACGACCGAACCACGACCGATGCCCGCCAATCCGGCGGTGGAAGACGAGGAGAATGCCGAGGAGGACCTCTCGCTGGAGGATTATTTCCAGCATTTCGTGCTGGAACACCAGGACCACATGAGCGAGACCGAGCTCGCCCAGAAGCTGGGAATCAGCCGTAAGTGCCTCTGGGAACGACGCCAGCGACTGGGCATTCCGCGCAAGAAGCAGGCGCGACGCAGCAGCGCCTGA